The following are encoded in a window of Bordetella genomosp. 10 genomic DNA:
- a CDS encoding LysR family transcriptional regulator: MELRALKYFAEVVRQGSFTAAADALFVTQPTVSKMVRVLEEELGAPLLARDDDRRKRSVTPTDAGRLVYARAQEMLAAETLLRDDLEALGDLTRGSLTIGLPPLGASLVAPAIAAFHKQWPGVELKLLESGARAVERALREGELDVGICMAPISDDMEGIPICDYPLHLLAPREARWQGRREVRLAELAEEAFLLYGETFQLNEIIDQACRGAGFTPRLACRSSQWDLIVTLVECGMGIALLPAHYGERLDRRRFVSIPIAQPEIRWQLVASWRRNAQLSRAARAWVEATRAFFGADPARVRAPGAPGMSAVSGRPTRPGKPRSSTSLPRKKTT, translated from the coding sequence GTGGAACTGCGTGCATTGAAATATTTCGCCGAAGTGGTGCGTCAGGGCAGCTTCACCGCCGCCGCCGATGCACTATTCGTGACCCAGCCCACCGTCAGCAAAATGGTGCGGGTGCTGGAGGAAGAACTGGGCGCGCCGTTGTTGGCGCGCGACGACGACCGGCGCAAGCGCAGCGTCACCCCCACCGACGCCGGCCGCCTGGTCTATGCGCGCGCGCAGGAAATGCTGGCCGCGGAGACCCTGCTGCGCGACGACCTGGAGGCGCTGGGCGACCTGACGCGCGGCAGCCTGACCATCGGCCTGCCGCCGCTGGGCGCCTCGCTGGTGGCGCCGGCCATCGCCGCCTTCCACAAGCAGTGGCCGGGCGTCGAACTGAAGCTGCTGGAATCGGGCGCGCGCGCCGTGGAGCGGGCGCTGCGCGAAGGGGAGCTGGACGTCGGCATCTGCATGGCGCCCATCTCCGACGACATGGAAGGCATCCCCATCTGCGACTATCCGCTGCACCTGCTGGCGCCGCGCGAGGCGCGCTGGCAGGGGCGCCGGGAGGTGCGCCTGGCCGAGCTGGCGGAGGAGGCCTTTCTGCTTTACGGGGAAACCTTCCAGCTCAACGAGATCATCGACCAGGCCTGCCGCGGGGCGGGCTTCACCCCGCGCCTGGCTTGCCGCAGCAGCCAGTGGGACCTGATCGTGACCCTGGTGGAATGCGGCATGGGCATCGCATTGCTGCCGGCCCACTATGGCGAGCGCCTGGACCGGCGCCGCTTCGTGTCGATTCCCATCGCCCAGCCGGAAATCCGCTGGCAACTGGTGGCCAGTTGGCGCCGCAACGCCCAGCTCTCGCGCGCGGCCCGCGCCTGGGTCGAGGCGACGCGGGCTTTCTTCGGCGCCGATCCGGCGCGGGTCCGCGCGCCCGGTGCGCCCGGCATGTCCGCCGTCAGCGGCCGCCCGACACGTCCAGGAAAGCCCCGGTCGAGTACGTCGCTTCCTCGGAAAAAAACCACATGA
- a CDS encoding SDR family oxidoreductase, whose translation MKKVLLITGASRGIGAATALLAARRGYAVCVNYKSNEQAALGVVARIRAAGGQAEAFCADVGQEAEIVGLFDAVQQRYGRLDGLVNNAGILEQQAKVRDMTAARLRRILDVNVVGPFICCREAVRRMSISLGGAGGVIVNVSSAASRLGSPNEYIDYAASKGALDTLTIGLSKEVADEGIRVNAVRPGIIDTDIHASGGEPGRVDRVKHMVPLRRGGTAEEVAGAIMWFFSEEATYSTGAFLDVSGGR comes from the coding sequence ATGAAAAAAGTCCTGCTGATCACGGGCGCCAGCCGCGGCATCGGCGCCGCCACGGCCCTGCTCGCGGCGCGCCGCGGCTACGCCGTCTGCGTCAACTACAAGAGCAACGAACAGGCCGCGCTGGGCGTGGTCGCGCGCATACGCGCCGCCGGCGGACAGGCCGAGGCGTTCTGCGCCGACGTGGGCCAGGAGGCCGAAATCGTCGGCCTGTTCGACGCCGTGCAGCAGCGCTACGGCCGCCTCGACGGCCTGGTGAACAACGCCGGCATCCTCGAACAGCAGGCCAAGGTGCGCGACATGACCGCCGCACGCCTGCGCCGCATCCTGGACGTCAACGTGGTCGGCCCCTTCATCTGTTGCCGCGAGGCCGTGCGCCGCATGTCGATCAGCCTGGGCGGCGCGGGCGGCGTGATCGTCAACGTGTCCTCGGCGGCGTCGCGGCTGGGCTCGCCCAACGAATACATCGACTACGCCGCGTCCAAGGGCGCCCTGGATACGCTGACCATAGGCTTGTCCAAGGAAGTCGCCGACGAGGGCATCCGCGTGAACGCGGTGCGTCCCGGCATCATCGACACCGACATCCACGCCAGCGGCGGCGAGCCCGGCCGCGTGGACCGCGTCAAGCACATGGTGCCCTTGCGGCGCGGCGGCACGGCCGAGGAAGTGGCCGGCGCCATCATGTGGTTTTTTTCCGAGGAAGCGACGTACTCGACCGGGGCTTTCCTGGACGTGTCGGGCGGCCGCTGA
- a CDS encoding protein-L-isoaspartate(D-aspartate) O-methyltransferase produces the protein MTQPSEARLHMVEHQLIPRGIRHPRVLAAMGKVAREAFLPASLRDDAYKDGPLPIAGGQTISQPYVVALMAQAADPGPGDRVLEIGTGCGYAAAVLAELAGGLDTVERLDELARVAAANLRAQGYLKVAVHHADGSLGWPPGAPYDVIVASASAPDVPAAWREQLAVGGRLVLPAGGRRHGQRLLRITRVDADAFDEEDLGAVSFVPLIGQQGWPASGP, from the coding sequence ATGACCCAACCTAGCGAAGCGCGCTTGCACATGGTGGAGCATCAACTGATCCCGCGCGGCATCCGGCATCCGCGCGTGCTCGCGGCCATGGGCAAGGTGGCGCGCGAGGCATTCCTGCCGGCATCCCTGCGCGACGACGCCTACAAGGACGGCCCGCTGCCCATTGCCGGCGGCCAGACCATCTCCCAGCCTTATGTGGTGGCGCTGATGGCGCAGGCGGCCGACCCCGGGCCCGGCGACCGGGTCCTGGAAATCGGCACCGGCTGCGGCTATGCCGCCGCCGTCCTCGCCGAACTGGCCGGCGGCCTGGACACCGTCGAACGCCTGGACGAACTGGCCCGCGTGGCGGCCGCCAACCTGCGCGCGCAAGGCTACCTGAAGGTCGCCGTCCACCACGCCGACGGCAGCCTGGGCTGGCCGCCGGGCGCGCCTTACGACGTGATCGTGGCGTCGGCCAGCGCGCCGGACGTGCCGGCGGCCTGGCGCGAACAGCTCGCCGTGGGCGGCCGGCTGGTGCTGCCGGCCGGCGGACGGCGCCACGGCCAGCGCCTGCTGCGCATCACCCGCGTCGATGCCGATGCGTTCGACGAAGAGGACCTGGGCGCGGTCAGTTTCGTGCCGTTGATCGGGCAGCAGGGTTGGCCGGCGAGCGGGCCATAG